The following are encoded in a window of candidate division TA06 bacterium genomic DNA:
- a CDS encoding DUF4065 domain-containing protein — protein MITKKELARRIRKFREDLELSQEQLAEKLGLPRPSISQIESAQRDVSSIELAKLVEVFGVSPDVLLSHESKTKSTKGTRTSKMPTLNREKFRQVLLYVLERCGARSNVGESVIYKLLYFIDFNFYELYEQHLTGEAYRKISFGPAPCHFSEIVEKMIEKGELKKIAAEYHGKRQKKYIPQVKPDLSKLDGRELEVIDSAIDRLSSMNASSIIDYAHEDIPCQVTDDKEIIDYESVFYRKPAYSVREYPEE, from the coding sequence ATGATTACTAAGAAAGAATTAGCGAGAAGAATAAGGAAATTCAGAGAAGATCTAGAACTATCTCAAGAGCAACTTGCGGAAAAACTCGGGTTGCCCAGACCTTCGATATCTCAGATAGAATCCGCCCAACGAGACGTCAGCAGCATCGAGTTAGCCAAGCTTGTGGAGGTATTTGGGGTGTCTCCAGACGTCCTGCTGAGTCACGAATCTAAGACGAAATCAACAAAAGGCACAAGAACATCTAAGATGCCAACCCTAAACAGAGAGAAATTCAGGCAGGTCTTGCTCTACGTCCTTGAGAGATGCGGAGCAAGATCCAATGTGGGAGAGTCGGTCATTTACAAACTTCTATATTTCATCGATTTCAATTTCTATGAGCTCTATGAGCAACACCTAACGGGGGAAGCGTACAGAAAGATCAGCTTTGGACCTGCTCCCTGTCATTTCAGTGAGATTGTGGAGAAGATGATTGAAAAAGGAGAACTGAAGAAGATAGCAGCAGAATACCATGGGAAGCGTCAGAAGAAATACATCCCTCAGGTGAAGCCGGATTTGAGCAAGCTCGACGGAAGAGAACTTGAGGTCATTGACAGCGCGATTGACAGACTCTCCTCAATGAACGCCTCGTCTATTATAGATTATGCCCATGAGGACATTCCCTGCCAGGTAACAGATGACAAAGAGATCATAGATTATGAATCGGTCTTCTACAGAAAACCTGCCTATTCTGTTAGAGAATACCCTGAAGAGTGA
- a CDS encoding PDZ domain-containing protein — translation MIRFLNRAILYSLVFSMGCSPTALVEKKKSVPSENAGAWLGVAVTPADRKTSKGVTIVKVSAGGPAEKAGLQENDIIIELDGDTVATCRDLHRLIRERKPGEEVVLLVRRNSRQEETRVRLEAQPAPRGSSYEKRFAGSRIIGIEVRESGGKLRNDLVDYVELKENDVYSEKKVEEAKEGLKKKTGCYLVEPSITLYPSGVFVGFTMMETAASLERDLEEPIEVSDEAEKLFSTYDRYNEAWLAHLSSKATDNSATSGTMQAYEREFLDSVQPNVKELVTILKRGSVDQRAKAACLLKWARDKESVIDPLVEAFDDPSHRIHNDAARSLLAISRTGVEEIPIEPVIGLLSHEAWPCQNKAVYLLLSLLDKHQNAEGIARGRFLI, via the coding sequence GTGATTAGGTTTTTGAATAGAGCCATTCTGTATTCGCTTGTATTCTCCATGGGGTGTTCTCCAACTGCCCTTGTGGAGAAGAAGAAATCAGTCCCTTCGGAGAACGCTGGTGCTTGGCTTGGTGTCGCAGTCACCCCAGCCGACCGCAAAACCTCAAAAGGAGTTACAATAGTCAAAGTATCTGCCGGGGGGCCAGCTGAGAAAGCTGGACTTCAGGAAAACGACATCATAATCGAACTAGACGGTGACACCGTGGCAACTTGTCGTGACCTCCACCGGCTCATAAGAGAGAGAAAACCAGGCGAAGAGGTCGTTCTTCTTGTTCGCAGAAACAGTCGGCAGGAAGAAACCAGAGTGAGACTAGAGGCGCAACCTGCTCCTCGAGGTTCTAGTTACGAGAAGCGTTTTGCCGGCAGCCGAATAATCGGAATAGAGGTAAGAGAATCGGGAGGCAAACTAAGGAACGACCTGGTAGACTACGTAGAGTTGAAGGAGAATGATGTTTATTCAGAGAAGAAAGTGGAAGAGGCAAAGGAGGGGCTCAAGAAAAAGACGGGTTGCTATCTCGTCGAGCCCAGTATCACACTCTATCCTTCTGGAGTCTTTGTAGGGTTTACCATGATGGAGACAGCGGCAAGTTTGGAGAGGGATCTCGAGGAACCAATAGAGGTATCGGATGAGGCTGAGAAACTATTCAGTACTTACGACAGGTACAACGAAGCCTGGCTTGCGCATCTGTCGAGCAAGGCAACTGACAACTCCGCAACATCCGGCACTATGCAGGCATACGAGCGTGAGTTCTTGGATTCAGTCCAGCCGAATGTGAAAGAGCTCGTGACCATCCTAAAGAGAGGTAGCGTAGACCAGAGGGCCAAGGCGGCTTGCCTGCTGAAATGGGCTAGAGACAAGGAGTCCGTCATAGACCCACTAGTAGAGGCATTTGATGATCCCTCTCACCGGATTCACAATGATGCAGCCCGAAGTCTCCTAGCTATATCAAGAACGGGCGTCGAAGAAATACCTATCGAACCTGTCATTGGTCTCCTATCCCACGAGGCATGGCCGTGTCAAAACAAGGCAGTCTATCTTCTTCTGTCTTTATTGGACAAGCACCAAAATGCAGAGGGCATTGCTAGGGGGCGGTTCCTCATTTGA